In the Candidatus Dependentiae bacterium genome, one interval contains:
- a CDS encoding ankyrin repeat domain-containing protein — protein MKKYLLIFVSSLFLETLSMDFSHILYELANTHEETALFSAAKFGDQKKLETLLRFGIDENKSSKSITPLHAAVLGEHTVCVELLLRAGAHVNAATSRSETALHFAINSNFITQMLISYGAYVDATDIYGYVALHNAAAKNQEAVVKSLLQAGADVNKIARGGTSCLHLAAGQASKDLVMLLLDAGADINLTNQLGETSLYVALNNSNQAVVELLLERNALVDSFSKHGNTPLHLVLKKGDESCQSNALRLLKLCSEVNRADSQKLTPLHIAVKKEYVEVVKCLLGANAQVNVTNYFNETPLHFAAVSNSYVVKLLLEAGSDPFIQDGDEKTALDKAEEGYFFETELMKNNKQACIELLCYFMALKKKAALIKLLSQTKVNLQRFVFFAKLLSLLKNNRSACHLTNIPVDIIKIIADYAVNIQPACL, from the coding sequence ATGAAAAAGTATCTATTAATTTTCGTAAGCTCTCTTTTTTTAGAAACTTTGAGTATGGATTTTTCTCACATTTTGTATGAGTTAGCTAATACACATGAAGAGACTGCGCTATTTTCTGCTGCTAAGTTTGGGGATCAAAAGAAACTAGAAACGCTTTTGCGTTTTGGTATAGATGAAAATAAAAGTAGCAAGAGTATTACACCGTTACATGCAGCTGTTTTGGGTGAGCATACTGTTTGTGTAGAGCTGTTATTGCGTGCTGGTGCACACGTTAATGCAGCTACAAGCCGTAGTGAAACGGCGCTTCATTTTGCCATTAATAGTAACTTTATTACGCAGATGCTTATTTCTTATGGTGCCTACGTTGATGCAACTGACATATATGGTTATGTTGCTTTACATAATGCAGCTGCTAAAAACCAAGAGGCTGTTGTTAAAAGTCTTTTACAAGCTGGTGCAGATGTTAATAAGATAGCTCGTGGTGGCACAAGTTGTCTTCATCTAGCTGCAGGCCAAGCAAGCAAAGATCTTGTCATGCTTTTACTTGATGCAGGCGCAGATATTAATCTCACTAATCAATTAGGCGAAACATCTCTTTATGTAGCATTAAATAATAGTAATCAAGCTGTTGTAGAGCTGTTGTTGGAGAGAAATGCTCTTGTTGATAGCTTTTCTAAGCACGGTAATACACCTTTGCATCTTGTTCTTAAAAAAGGCGATGAAAGTTGCCAAAGTAATGCATTAAGACTACTAAAACTTTGTAGTGAGGTTAACCGAGCTGATAGTCAAAAACTTACACCACTTCATATTGCTGTTAAAAAAGAGTATGTAGAGGTTGTAAAGTGTTTGTTAGGAGCTAATGCCCAGGTTAATGTAACTAACTATTTTAATGAAACGCCTTTGCATTTTGCTGCAGTAAGTAATAGTTATGTGGTAAAGTTACTACTCGAGGCCGGTAGCGACCCTTTTATTCAAGATGGCGATGAAAAAACTGCTTTAGATAAAGCTGAAGAAGGGTATTTTTTTGAAACAGAACTAATGAAAAATAACAAACAAGCATGTATTGAACTGTTATGCTATTTTATGGCTCTAAAAAAGAAAGCAGCACTTATAAAATTGTTATCACAAACAAAAGTCAATTTACAGCGCTTTGTATTTTTTGCTAAACTGCTAAGTCTACTTAAAAATAATAGATCTGCTTGTCACCTAACAAATATACCTGTTGATATAATTAAAATAATAGCCGATTATGCTGTGAATATACAACCTGCTTGCTTATAG